Proteins encoded by one window of Micromonospora coxensis:
- the hemW gene encoding radical SAM family heme chaperone HemW codes for MPGVLPDGETVPADGALPATALRAVGARGFGVYVHVPFCASRCGYCDFNTYTAAELGGGADRESYADTVLAELALAARVLGDTPPPRVDTVFVGGGTPTLLPADDLARILDAVDRTWGLAADVEVTTEANPESVTPQSLRTLRAAGYTRISLGMQSAAPGVLAILDRRHSAGRAVAAAREARDAGFDHVNLDLIYGTPGESAADFAASLDQVVAAGVDHVSAYALIVEDGTRLAARMRRGELPYPSDDVAADRYLAAEAALGAAGFSWYEVSNWARSEAARCRHNLLYWTGADWWGLGPGAHSHVGGVRWWNVKHPTAYAERLAAGESPGLAREVLTADEAHMEDVMLRLRLASGLPLDALAAAGRAGADRALADGLLDPGGYAAGRAVLTLRGRLLADAVVRDLLP; via the coding sequence ATGCCCGGCGTCCTTCCAGATGGCGAGACCGTCCCCGCCGACGGTGCGCTGCCCGCCACCGCCCTGCGCGCGGTCGGCGCGCGCGGCTTCGGCGTGTACGTGCACGTCCCGTTCTGCGCCAGCCGCTGCGGCTACTGCGACTTCAACACGTACACCGCCGCCGAGCTGGGCGGCGGCGCGGACCGCGAGTCGTACGCGGACACCGTGCTCGCCGAGTTGGCGCTCGCCGCCCGGGTGCTCGGCGACACCCCGCCGCCCCGGGTGGACACCGTCTTCGTCGGCGGCGGCACCCCGACCCTGCTGCCCGCGGACGACCTGGCCCGGATCCTCGACGCCGTCGACCGCACCTGGGGGCTGGCCGCCGACGTCGAGGTGACCACCGAGGCCAACCCGGAGTCGGTGACCCCGCAGTCGCTGCGGACCCTGCGCGCGGCCGGGTACACCCGCATCTCGCTGGGCATGCAGTCCGCCGCGCCCGGGGTGCTGGCGATCCTCGACCGCCGGCACAGCGCCGGCCGGGCGGTGGCCGCCGCGCGGGAGGCCCGCGACGCCGGGTTCGACCACGTCAACCTGGACCTGATCTACGGCACGCCGGGGGAGAGCGCGGCGGACTTCGCCGCCTCGCTCGACCAGGTGGTCGCCGCCGGGGTGGACCACGTCAGCGCGTACGCCCTGATCGTGGAGGACGGCACCCGGCTCGCCGCCCGCATGCGCCGGGGCGAGCTGCCGTACCCGTCCGACGACGTGGCGGCGGACCGCTACCTGGCCGCCGAGGCGGCCCTCGGCGCGGCCGGTTTCTCCTGGTACGAGGTGTCGAACTGGGCCCGCTCCGAGGCGGCCCGGTGCCGGCACAACCTGCTCTACTGGACCGGCGCGGACTGGTGGGGCCTCGGGCCGGGGGCGCACAGCCACGTCGGCGGGGTGCGCTGGTGGAACGTCAAGCACCCGACCGCGTACGCCGAGCGCCTCGCCGCGGGGGAGTCGCCCGGACTGGCCCGGGAGGTGCTGACCGCCGACGAGGCGCACATGGAGGACGTGATGCTGCGACTGCGGCTCGCCTCCGGGCTGCCGCTGGACGCCCTGGCGGCGGCCGGCCGGGCAGGGGCCGACCGGGCGCTCGCCGACGGCCTGCTCGACCCGGGCGGGTACGCGGCGGGGCGGGCCGTGCTGACCCTGCGCGGCCGGCTGCTCGCCGACGCGGTCGTGCGCGACCTGCTGCCCTGA
- a CDS encoding enoyl-CoA hydratase-related protein produces the protein MTSPDRLVRVATARGVTTLTLDSPHNRNALSTPLMTELLDGIAAAVADEAVRVIVLDHTGPVFCSGADLKETAAAYASGTVPAGMLGDVLVAVRECPKPVLARVAGPARAGGLGLIAAADLAVCAEEATFAFTEVRIGVVPAVISATVLPRLHPRAAAELYLTGDTFDGRRAAEVGLVTAAVPAVELDEAVGRYCASLVRGAPKALAGTKDLLRRPAATDLRAEIAELSAISTGYFLSDEGREGVLAFREKRNAAWVPVD, from the coding sequence ATGACCTCTCCCGACCGCCTCGTGCGGGTCGCCACGGCCCGTGGGGTGACCACGCTCACCCTGGACAGCCCGCACAACCGCAACGCGCTCTCCACCCCGCTGATGACCGAGCTGCTGGACGGGATCGCCGCGGCCGTCGCCGACGAGGCGGTCCGGGTGATCGTGCTCGACCACACCGGCCCGGTCTTCTGCTCCGGCGCGGACCTCAAGGAGACGGCGGCCGCGTACGCCAGCGGCACGGTGCCCGCCGGCATGCTCGGCGACGTGCTGGTGGCGGTCCGGGAGTGCCCGAAGCCGGTGCTGGCGAGGGTGGCCGGTCCGGCGCGGGCCGGCGGGCTGGGCCTGATCGCGGCGGCCGACCTGGCGGTCTGCGCCGAGGAGGCGACGTTCGCCTTCACCGAGGTGCGGATCGGGGTGGTCCCGGCGGTCATCTCCGCCACCGTGCTGCCCCGGCTGCACCCGCGCGCGGCGGCGGAGCTGTACCTGACCGGGGACACCTTCGACGGCCGGCGGGCCGCCGAGGTGGGTCTGGTGACCGCCGCGGTGCCGGCCGTCGAGCTGGACGAGGCGGTCGGGCGGTACTGCGCCTCGCTGGTGCGGGGCGCGCCGAAGGCCCTCGCCGGGACGAAGGACCTGCTGCGCCGCCCGGCCGCCACCGACCTGCGGGCCGAGATCGCCGAACTGTCCGCGATCTCCACCGGCTACTTCCTCTCCGACGAGGGCCGCGAGGGCGTCCTGGCCTTCCGGGAGAAGAGGAACGCGGCCTGGGTGCCGGTGGACTGA
- a CDS encoding MOSC domain-containing protein: MTGRVAAVNLGVVTEAQWAGDASGRSGIDKRPADGPVTVRFAGVDGDFIGERAHHGGPDQAVYAYAAEDAEWWSTELGRTIGPGGVGENLTTWAVDVTGAVIGEQWAIGSTLLQVTKPRTPCATFAGFWGVPDLIKRFTARAAPGAYLRVLREGEIGAGDPVEVLDRPAHGVTIGEVFRAMSLEPELLPRLLDATDLPEPLLEKVRRRVAGARP; encoded by the coding sequence ATGACGGGCAGGGTGGCGGCGGTGAACCTCGGCGTGGTGACCGAGGCGCAGTGGGCGGGCGACGCGAGCGGTCGCAGCGGGATCGACAAGCGGCCGGCCGACGGGCCGGTGACGGTGCGCTTCGCCGGGGTCGACGGCGACTTCATCGGCGAGCGGGCCCACCACGGCGGCCCCGACCAGGCGGTCTACGCGTACGCGGCGGAGGACGCCGAGTGGTGGTCGACGGAGCTGGGTCGCACCATCGGGCCCGGCGGGGTCGGCGAGAACCTGACCACCTGGGCGGTGGACGTGACCGGCGCGGTGATCGGGGAGCAGTGGGCGATCGGCTCGACCCTGCTCCAGGTGACCAAGCCGCGTACCCCGTGCGCCACCTTCGCCGGCTTCTGGGGCGTACCCGATCTGATCAAGCGGTTCACCGCCCGGGCGGCGCCCGGGGCGTACCTGCGGGTGCTGCGCGAGGGCGAGATCGGCGCCGGAGACCCGGTCGAGGTGCTGGACCGGCCCGCGCACGGCGTCACCATCGGCGAGGTGTTCCGGGCGATGAGCCTGGAGCCCGAGCTGCTGCCCCGGCTGCTCGACGCCACCGATCTGCCCGAGCCGCTGCTGGAGAAGGTCCGTCGCCGGGTGGCCGGCGCCCGCCCCTGA
- a CDS encoding carbohydrate ABC transporter permease, whose amino-acid sequence MKKVALNCAGLLVALFAAFPVYWMIATSLKPNEEIFSTTPRPVPAEPTLAHYREILTGNLIPGVTFADFFLNSVIVAVSTVVLSGLVALLAATAVARFRFTLRTSFLIMLLVVQMIPLEALVIPLFLMIQRLGLYNTLPSLILTYLGFSLPFAIWMLRGFVAAVPKELEEAAAIDGASRAQTFRRILFPLVAPGLVATSIFSFITAWNELIFALTFVNDQDRYTLPVAMTFFFGRDDTAWGSVMAASTLFTLPVIVFFLLVQRRMVSGLVAGAVKG is encoded by the coding sequence GTGAAGAAGGTCGCCCTCAACTGCGCGGGCCTGCTGGTGGCGCTCTTCGCGGCGTTCCCCGTCTACTGGATGATCGCCACGTCGCTCAAGCCGAACGAGGAGATCTTCTCCACCACGCCGCGACCGGTGCCGGCCGAGCCGACGCTGGCGCACTACCGGGAGATCCTCACCGGCAACCTGATCCCCGGCGTCACCTTCGCCGACTTCTTCCTCAACAGCGTCATCGTCGCGGTGAGCACGGTGGTACTCAGCGGACTGGTCGCGTTGCTGGCCGCCACCGCGGTGGCCCGGTTCCGCTTCACGCTGCGCACCAGTTTCCTGATCATGCTGCTGGTGGTGCAGATGATCCCGCTGGAGGCGCTGGTCATCCCGCTGTTCCTGATGATCCAGCGGCTCGGCCTCTACAACACCCTGCCCAGCCTGATCCTGACGTACCTGGGCTTCTCGCTGCCGTTCGCGATCTGGATGCTGCGCGGCTTCGTCGCCGCGGTGCCCAAGGAGCTGGAGGAGGCGGCGGCGATCGACGGGGCCAGCCGGGCCCAGACCTTCCGCCGGATCCTCTTCCCGCTGGTCGCCCCGGGGCTGGTGGCGACCAGCATCTTCTCCTTCATCACCGCCTGGAACGAGCTGATCTTCGCGCTGACCTTCGTCAACGACCAGGACCGCTACACCCTGCCGGTGGCGATGACGTTCTTCTTCGGGCGCGACGACACCGCCTGGGGCTCGGTGATGGCCGCCTCGACGCTGTTCACCCTCCCGGTGATCGTCTTCTTCCTGCTGGTGCAGCGCCGGATGGTCTCCGGCCTGGTCGCGGGCGCGGTCAAGGGCTGA
- a CDS encoding carbohydrate ABC transporter permease — protein sequence MTTLTEDTGTAAARETPARRRPRVDRLPYLLLLPCLVIIGVLLLWPLGQVVAMSFYKLDSVRQLRGDREWPWVGLANYTQILADPFFRTVLRNTVLFAAANVALTMILGTLVGLLLNRLGRKMATFVASCVMLAWATPALTGTIVWKWIFDDTSGLVTWLFNKLPDGLSQTLFGRSDWTGYGWFNSPLLFFAILTLVVVWHSFPFIAVSVLAGLKSVPSELHEAARVDGAGPWKVFWKITFPLLRPVFGILVVLSTIWDFKVFTQQFVLAGGTQDRPTFMLSIYSYAEAFSPPPKYGVGSAIAVILTLILLVVTGLYVRMVLKQEDE from the coding sequence GTGACCACGCTGACCGAGGACACCGGGACGGCCGCCGCGCGGGAGACCCCCGCGCGGCGGCGGCCCCGCGTGGACCGCCTGCCGTATCTGCTCCTGCTGCCCTGCCTGGTGATCATCGGGGTGCTGCTGCTCTGGCCGCTGGGCCAGGTGGTGGCGATGTCGTTCTACAAGCTGGACAGCGTCCGGCAGTTGCGCGGCGACCGCGAGTGGCCCTGGGTCGGGCTGGCCAACTACACCCAGATCCTCGCCGACCCGTTCTTCCGTACGGTGCTGCGCAACACGGTGCTGTTCGCGGCGGCGAACGTGGCGCTGACGATGATCCTCGGCACCCTGGTCGGGCTGCTGCTCAACCGGCTCGGCAGGAAGATGGCCACCTTCGTGGCGAGCTGCGTGATGCTCGCCTGGGCGACTCCGGCGCTGACCGGCACCATCGTCTGGAAGTGGATCTTCGACGACACCAGCGGCCTGGTCACCTGGCTGTTCAACAAGCTGCCCGACGGGCTGTCGCAGACGCTCTTCGGGCGCAGCGACTGGACCGGCTACGGCTGGTTCAACTCACCGCTGCTCTTCTTCGCCATCCTGACCCTGGTGGTGGTCTGGCACTCGTTTCCGTTCATCGCGGTGAGCGTGCTGGCCGGGCTGAAGAGCGTGCCCAGCGAGCTGCACGAGGCGGCCCGGGTCGACGGCGCCGGCCCGTGGAAGGTGTTCTGGAAGATCACCTTCCCGTTGCTGCGACCGGTCTTCGGCATCCTGGTGGTGCTCTCCACCATCTGGGACTTCAAGGTCTTCACCCAGCAGTTCGTGCTCGCCGGCGGCACCCAGGACCGGCCCACGTTCATGCTCTCCATCTACTCGTACGCCGAGGCGTTCTCGCCGCCGCCCAAGTACGGCGTGGGCTCGGCGATCGCGGTCATCCTCACGCTGATCCTGCTGGTGGTGACCGGCCTGTACGTCCGGATGGTGCTCAAGCAGGAGGACGAGTAG
- a CDS encoding sugar ABC transporter substrate-binding protein — protein MNRWKRLAPVTAVVASAAMVLAGCGGSGDDEAADNSKLTVWMMGEGSDAQTKFLDGVETEFRQKHPDTDVVVQYIPWLEAPKKFQAALAGGEGPDVTELGNTETQGWAAQEALADVSGRMSGWAESKDILPDLVKNAQLDGKQYGVPWYAGVRAIYYRTDWFAEAGVQPPKNWDELVAAAKAVQAKKPGTYGIALPGNSELPFYSFLWGAGGEIATNQGGSWKSGYTTPEAQKAVKFWTDLVTVHKVAPPAAAGWNEIDARTQFATGKAAMAFAGSWQANAIKKDNPEIEKVWGTFPIPGPDGKPAPAFAGGSDIALWQDSKKQDLAWDYLTVLLNKKNAQTFAGSLGFFPVYSDLVSGGNYANDKLMAAFATTMQNTKVTPLTPKWVEVSRTKTVTQAMNSSVMKGQKTVEQATTDAAAEMESILNAK, from the coding sequence GTGAACAGGTGGAAGCGGCTGGCTCCGGTCACCGCCGTCGTGGCCTCGGCCGCGATGGTGCTCGCCGGATGCGGAGGCTCGGGCGACGACGAGGCGGCCGACAACAGCAAGCTGACGGTCTGGATGATGGGCGAGGGGAGCGACGCCCAGACGAAGTTCCTCGACGGCGTCGAGACCGAGTTCCGGCAGAAGCACCCGGACACCGACGTGGTGGTGCAGTACATCCCCTGGCTGGAAGCGCCGAAGAAGTTCCAGGCGGCGCTCGCCGGTGGTGAGGGCCCGGACGTCACCGAGCTGGGCAACACCGAGACCCAGGGCTGGGCGGCCCAGGAGGCGCTCGCCGACGTCAGCGGCCGGATGTCCGGCTGGGCGGAGAGCAAGGACATCCTGCCCGACCTCGTGAAGAACGCGCAGCTCGACGGCAAGCAGTACGGCGTGCCGTGGTACGCCGGCGTCCGCGCCATCTACTACCGCACCGACTGGTTCGCCGAGGCCGGCGTGCAGCCGCCGAAGAACTGGGACGAGCTGGTCGCCGCCGCCAAGGCGGTGCAGGCCAAGAAGCCGGGCACCTACGGCATCGCCCTGCCGGGCAACTCCGAGCTGCCCTTCTACTCCTTCCTCTGGGGCGCCGGCGGCGAGATCGCCACCAACCAGGGCGGGAGCTGGAAGTCCGGCTACACCACGCCGGAGGCGCAGAAGGCGGTCAAGTTCTGGACCGACCTGGTGACCGTGCACAAGGTCGCTCCGCCGGCCGCCGCCGGCTGGAACGAGATCGACGCCCGCACCCAGTTCGCCACCGGCAAGGCGGCGATGGCCTTCGCGGGCAGCTGGCAGGCCAACGCGATCAAGAAGGACAACCCCGAGATCGAGAAGGTCTGGGGCACCTTCCCCATCCCCGGCCCGGACGGCAAGCCGGCCCCGGCCTTCGCCGGTGGCTCGGACATCGCCCTCTGGCAGGACAGCAAGAAGCAGGACCTGGCCTGGGACTACCTGACCGTCCTGCTGAACAAGAAGAACGCGCAGACCTTCGCCGGCAGCCTCGGCTTCTTCCCGGTCTACTCCGACCTGGTCAGCGGCGGGAACTACGCCAACGACAAGCTGATGGCCGCGTTCGCCACCACCATGCAGAACACCAAGGTCACCCCGCTCACCCCGAAGTGGGTCGAGGTCAGCCGGACCAAGACGGTGACCCAGGCGATGAACAGCTCCGTGATGAAGGGGCAGAAGACGGTCGAGCAGGCCACCACCGACGCGGCCGCCGAGATGGAAAGCATCCTCAACGCCAAGTGA
- a CDS encoding GlsB/YeaQ/YmgE family stress response membrane protein: protein MEFTVWGILTAIVVGLIVGALGRLVVPGRQNMPIWLHMLIGVGAALLGTVLARAMGIATETAGVDWGELLVQVVLAAIAVALVAGVGRRRSVTHR, encoded by the coding sequence GTGGAGTTCACCGTCTGGGGCATCCTGACCGCGATCGTTGTCGGTCTCATCGTCGGCGCTCTGGGCCGCCTGGTCGTGCCGGGCCGCCAGAACATGCCGATCTGGCTGCACATGCTGATCGGCGTCGGCGCCGCCCTGCTGGGCACCGTGCTCGCCCGCGCCATGGGCATCGCGACCGAGACCGCCGGTGTCGACTGGGGCGAGCTGCTGGTGCAGGTCGTGCTCGCCGCCATCGCCGTGGCCCTGGTGGCCGGCGTGGGTCGTCGCCGCAGCGTCACCCACCGGTAA
- a CDS encoding GlsB/YeaQ/YmgE family stress response membrane protein, translating into MELTVWGIITAIVVGLIVGALGRLVVPGRQNMPIWLHMLIGIGAALLGTVLARAMGIATETAGVDWGELLVQVVLAAIAVALVAGVGRRRSVTHR; encoded by the coding sequence GTGGAGCTCACCGTTTGGGGCATCATCACCGCGATCGTTGTTGGTCTCATCGTCGGCGCTCTGGGCCGCCTGGTCGTGCCGGGCCGCCAGAACATGCCGATCTGGCTGCACATGCTGATCGGTATCGGCGCCGCCCTGCTGGGCACCGTGCTCGCCCGCGCCATGGGCATCGCGACCGAGACCGCCGGTGTCGACTGGGGCGAGCTGCTGGTGCAGGTCGTGCTCGCCGCCATCGCCGTGGCCCTGGTGGCCGGCGTGGGTCGTCGCCGCAGCGTCACCCACCGGTAA
- the lepA gene encoding translation elongation factor 4, whose translation MPPTLDPGANAPGATDPARIRNFCIIAHIDHGKSTLADRMLQLTGVVDPRQMRAQYLDRMDIERERGITIKSQAVRMPWTIREGDRTGEAAVLNMIDTPGHVDFTYEVSRSLAACEGAILLVDAAQGIEAQTLANLYLALENDLRIIPVLNKIDLPAAQPEKYAEELAHLIGGDPADCIRVSGKTGEGVPYLLDEIVRQFTPPVGDAEAPARAMIFDSVYDVYRGVVTYVRVIDGRISARDRIKMMSTGAVHELLEIGVISPEMVKADALGVGEVGYLITGVKDVRQSRVGDTVTINSRPATEALGGYKDPKPMVYSGLYPIDGSDYPNLRDALDKLKLNDAALVYEPETSGALGFGFRCGFLGLLHLEIIRERLEREFNLDLISTAPNVVYRAIQEDGEEVVVTNPSEYPTGKIAEVYEPTVRATVLTPNDYVGAVMELCQGRRGNLLGMDYLSADRVELRYTLPLAEIIFDFFDQLKSRTKGYASLDYEPSGEQASDLVKVDILLHGEPVDAFSAIVHKDKAYSYGTTIAAKLRNLIPRQQFEVPIQAAIGSRVIARETIRAIRKDVLAKCYGGDISRKRKLLEKQKEGKKRMKMVGRVEVPQEAFIAALSSDSGDGKAPGKK comes from the coding sequence GTGCCACCGACGCTCGATCCCGGCGCGAACGCTCCTGGTGCCACCGACCCGGCGCGCATCCGGAACTTCTGCATCATCGCCCACATCGACCACGGGAAGTCGACCCTGGCCGACCGGATGCTGCAGCTCACCGGCGTGGTCGACCCCCGGCAGATGCGCGCGCAGTACCTCGACCGGATGGACATCGAGCGCGAGCGCGGCATCACCATCAAGAGCCAGGCCGTCCGGATGCCCTGGACCATCCGGGAGGGCGACCGGACCGGCGAGGCCGCCGTGCTCAACATGATCGACACCCCGGGGCACGTCGACTTCACCTACGAGGTGTCCCGCTCGCTGGCCGCCTGCGAGGGCGCAATCCTGCTGGTCGACGCTGCGCAGGGGATCGAGGCGCAGACCCTGGCCAACCTCTACCTGGCGCTCGAGAACGACCTGCGCATCATCCCGGTGCTCAACAAGATCGACCTGCCGGCCGCCCAGCCCGAGAAGTACGCCGAGGAGCTGGCCCACCTGATCGGTGGCGACCCGGCGGACTGCATCAGGGTCTCGGGCAAGACCGGCGAGGGCGTGCCGTACCTGCTCGACGAGATCGTCCGGCAGTTCACGCCGCCGGTCGGCGACGCCGAGGCGCCCGCCCGGGCCATGATCTTCGACTCGGTGTACGACGTCTACCGGGGCGTGGTCACCTACGTCCGGGTGATCGACGGCCGGATCAGCGCCCGCGACCGGATCAAGATGATGTCCACCGGGGCGGTGCACGAGCTGCTGGAGATCGGCGTCATCTCGCCGGAGATGGTGAAGGCCGACGCGCTCGGTGTCGGCGAGGTGGGCTACCTGATCACCGGCGTGAAGGACGTCCGCCAGTCCCGGGTCGGTGACACGGTCACCATCAACTCCCGGCCGGCGACGGAGGCCCTGGGCGGTTACAAGGACCCGAAGCCGATGGTCTACTCGGGTCTGTACCCGATCGACGGCTCGGACTACCCGAACCTGCGCGACGCGCTGGACAAGCTCAAGCTCAACGACGCCGCGCTGGTGTACGAGCCGGAGACCTCGGGCGCGCTCGGCTTCGGCTTCCGCTGCGGCTTCCTCGGCCTGCTGCACCTGGAGATCATCCGGGAGCGGCTGGAGCGCGAGTTCAACCTCGACCTCATCTCCACCGCGCCCAACGTGGTCTACCGCGCCATCCAGGAGGACGGCGAGGAGGTCGTGGTCACCAACCCGAGCGAGTACCCGACCGGCAAGATCGCCGAGGTGTACGAGCCGACGGTGCGGGCCACCGTGCTCACCCCGAACGACTACGTCGGCGCGGTGATGGAGCTCTGCCAGGGCCGCCGGGGCAACCTGCTGGGCATGGACTACCTCTCCGCCGACCGGGTGGAGCTGCGCTACACGCTCCCCCTGGCGGAGATCATCTTCGACTTCTTCGACCAGCTCAAGAGCCGGACCAAGGGGTACGCGTCGCTGGACTACGAGCCCTCCGGCGAGCAGGCGTCCGACCTGGTCAAGGTGGACATCCTCCTGCACGGCGAGCCGGTGGACGCGTTCAGCGCGATCGTGCACAAGGACAAGGCGTACTCGTACGGCACCACGATCGCCGCGAAGCTGCGCAACCTGATCCCGCGCCAGCAGTTCGAGGTGCCGATCCAGGCGGCGATCGGCAGCCGGGTGATCGCCCGGGAGACCATCCGTGCCATCCGCAAGGACGTGCTCGCCAAGTGCTACGGCGGTGACATCAGCCGTAAGCGCAAGCTGCTGGAGAAGCAGAAGGAGGGCAAGAAGCGGATGAAGATGGTCGGCCGGGTGGAGGTTCCCCAGGAGGCCTTCATCGCCGCCCTCTCGTCCGACTCCGGCGACGGCAAGGCGCCCGGCAAGAAGTAG
- a CDS encoding DUF4240 domain-containing protein, whose product MRTDDFWHLIDQARTGAGGEPDAVAARAVALLAERDPEEIVGYAHHQRRVLAASYKVDLWGAAYLINGGASDDGFEYFRGWLMTQGRAVFARAVGDPDSLAELPRVRAAALSGEEFECEDMLAVPWQAYRKATAAELPAERDPVAAPDLNDFWDFDDEDEARRRLPRLAALFVEPPAE is encoded by the coding sequence ATGAGGACCGACGACTTCTGGCACCTGATCGACCAGGCCCGGACCGGCGCGGGCGGCGAGCCCGACGCGGTCGCCGCCCGCGCGGTCGCCCTGCTCGCCGAGCGCGATCCGGAGGAGATCGTCGGGTACGCCCACCACCAGCGGCGGGTGCTCGCCGCCTCGTACAAGGTCGACCTGTGGGGTGCGGCCTACCTGATCAACGGTGGCGCCTCCGACGACGGCTTCGAGTACTTCCGGGGCTGGCTGATGACCCAGGGCCGGGCGGTCTTCGCCCGGGCGGTCGGCGACCCCGACTCGCTGGCGGAGCTGCCGCGGGTCCGGGCCGCCGCGCTCAGCGGGGAGGAGTTCGAGTGCGAGGACATGCTGGCGGTGCCCTGGCAGGCGTACCGGAAGGCGACCGCGGCCGAACTGCCGGCGGAGCGTGACCCGGTCGCGGCGCCCGACCTCAACGACTTCTGGGACTTCGACGACGAGGACGAGGCGCGACGGCGGCTGCCCCGGCTGGCCGCCCTCTTCGTCGAGCCGCCGGCGGAGTGA
- a CDS encoding phosphotransferase — protein sequence MRGVTVLPPPYHATAVRPDWSALPAGLRAAVTARLGAPVVAARTATAGFTGGFAAVLETADGGTVFIKAADHAHQGHLVDWYAREAAVLGRLPAGLPVPRPRWALDAAGWHALCLDAIDGRPPRLPWIPAELDAVLTGYAEVAAVLAAPPAGLAAPGLPHLADLLRDDVLWWGEVAVGREPMPPAPEAARTRLSDLVALESRLPGYAAAAPGLAHGDLRVDNVLLDADGRAWFCDWNWLCHGPAWFDLVGLLLTGYADGLPVDALFAAHPAAADAPPDALDVTLAALAGYFLTSAAAVPPDAAGPVAAPPVSPYLRAHQRFSGAQALGWLAVRQGWA from the coding sequence ATGAGGGGCGTGACCGTGCTGCCGCCGCCGTACCACGCGACCGCCGTGCGGCCCGACTGGTCGGCGCTGCCGGCCGGGCTGCGGGCCGCGGTGACCGCCCGGCTGGGCGCGCCGGTGGTGGCGGCGCGCACCGCGACGGCCGGCTTCACCGGCGGCTTCGCCGCCGTGCTGGAGACCGCCGACGGGGGCACGGTCTTCATCAAGGCCGCCGACCATGCCCACCAGGGCCACCTCGTCGACTGGTACGCCCGGGAGGCCGCCGTCCTCGGCCGGCTCCCCGCCGGCCTGCCGGTCCCCCGCCCCCGGTGGGCGCTGGACGCGGCCGGCTGGCACGCGCTCTGCCTGGACGCGATCGACGGTCGGCCGCCGCGCCTGCCCTGGATCCCCGCCGAACTGGACGCCGTCCTCACCGGGTACGCCGAGGTCGCCGCCGTCCTGGCCGCACCGCCCGCCGGGCTCGCCGCGCCGGGCCTGCCGCACCTGGCCGACCTGCTCCGCGACGACGTCCTGTGGTGGGGCGAGGTGGCCGTCGGCCGGGAGCCGATGCCGCCCGCGCCCGAGGCGGCCCGCACCCGGCTGTCCGACCTGGTCGCGCTGGAGTCCCGGCTGCCCGGGTACGCCGCCGCCGCACCCGGCCTGGCCCACGGCGACCTGCGGGTGGACAACGTGCTGCTGGACGCGGACGGGCGGGCCTGGTTCTGCGACTGGAACTGGCTCTGCCACGGCCCCGCCTGGTTCGACCTGGTCGGCCTGCTGCTCACCGGGTACGCCGACGGGCTGCCGGTGGACGCGCTCTTCGCCGCCCATCCGGCGGCGGCCGACGCCCCGCCGGACGCCCTGGATGTGACGTTGGCCGCGCTGGCCGGGTACTTCCTGACCTCGGCCGCCGCCGTCCCACCCGATGCGGCGGGGCCGGTCGCCGCGCCGCCGGTCTCCCCGTACCTGCGGGCGCACCAGCGCTTCAGCGGGGCGCAGGCGCTCGGCTGGCTGGCCGTCCGGCAGGGGTGGGCGTAG
- the rpsT gene encoding 30S ribosomal protein S20, giving the protein MANIKSQIKRNRQNEKRRLRNKSVKSSLKTAIRKFHEAAEAGDAEKATVLMREATRKLDKAASKGVIHANQAANRKSAIAKRVGSLSV; this is encoded by the coding sequence GTGGCGAACATCAAGTCCCAGATCAAGCGCAACCGGCAGAACGAGAAGCGCCGGCTGCGTAACAAGTCGGTCAAGTCGTCGCTGAAGACCGCCATCCGGAAGTTCCACGAGGCTGCGGAGGCCGGCGACGCCGAGAAGGCCACCGTCCTCATGCGTGAGGCCACCCGCAAGCTGGACAAGGCCGCCAGCAAGGGCGTCATCCACGCCAACCAGGCGGCGAACCGGAAGTCGGCGATCGCCAAGCGCGTCGGCTCGCTCTCGGTCTGA